One Coffea arabica chloroplast, complete genome genomic window carries:
- the ycf3 gene encoding photosystem I assembly protein Ycf3 has translation MPRSQINGNFIDKTFSIVANILLRIIPTTSGEREAFTYYRDGMSAQSEGNYAEALQNYYEAMRLEIDPYDRSYILYNIGLIHTSNGEHTKALEYYFRALERNPFLPQAFNNMAVICHYRGEQAIRQGDSEIAEAWFDQAAEYWKQAISLTPGNYIEAHNWLKITGRFG, from the exons ATGCCTAGATCACAAATAAATGGAAATTTTATTGATAAGACCTTTTCAATTGTAGCCAATATCTTATTACGAATAATTCCGACAACTTCAGGAGAAAGAGAGGCATTTACCTATTACAGAGATGGT ATGTCAGCTCAATCCGAAGGAAATTATGCGGAAGCTTTACAGAATTATTATGAAGCTATGCGACTAGAAATTGATCCCTATGATCGAAGTTATATACTCTATAATATAGGCCTTATCCACACAAGTAATGGAGAACATACGAAAGCTTTGGAATATTATTTTCGAGCACTAGAAAGAAACCCATTCTTACCACAAGCTTTTAATAATATGGCCGTCATCTGTCATTAC CGTGGAGAACAGGCCATTCGACAGGGAGATTCGGAAATAGCGGAGGCTTGGTTCGATCAAGCCGCTGAGTATTGGAAACAGGCTATATCGCTTACTCCTGGTAATTATATTGAAGCGCATAATTGGTTGAAGATCACGGGGCGTTTCGGATAA
- the rps4 gene encoding ribosomal protein S4 translates to MSRYRGPRFKKIRRLGALPGLTNKKPRAGNDLRNQLRSGKKSQYRIRLEEKQKLRFHYGLTERQLLKYVRIAGKAKGSTGQVLLQLLEMRLDNILFRLGMASTIPAARQLVNHRHILVNGRIVDIPSYRCKPRDIITGKDEQKSRALIQKSLDSSPQEELPSHLTLHPFQYKGLVNQIIDSKWVGLKINELLVVEYYSRQT, encoded by the coding sequence ATGTCGCGTTACCGAGGACCTCGTTTCAAAAAAATACGCCGTCTGGGAGCTTTACCAGGACTAACTAATAAAAAGCCTAGAGCTGGAAATGATCTTAGAAACCAATTACGTTCGGGAAAAAAATCTCAATATCGTATTCGACTAGAAGAAAAACAAAAGTTGCGTTTTCATTATGGTCTTACAGAACGACAATTACTTAAATATGTTCGTATCGCCGGAAAAGCCAAGGGGTCAACAGGCCAAGTTTTACTACAATTACTTGAAATGCGTTTGGATAACATCCTTTTTCGATTGGGTATGGCTTCAACTATTCCTGCAGCTCGTCAATTAGTTAACCATAGACATATTTTAGTTAATGGTCGTATAGTAGATATACCAAGTTATCGCTGCAAACCCCGAGATATTATTACGGGGAAGGATGAACAAAAATCCCGAGCTCTGATTCAAAAATCTCTGGATTCATCCCCTCAAGAGGAATTGCCAAGTCATTTGACCCTTCACCCATTCCAATATAAAGGATTAGTCAATCAAATAATAGATAGTAAATGGGTCGGTTTGAAAATAAATGAATTGTTAGTCGTAGAATATTATTCTCGACAGACTTAA
- the ndhJ gene encoding NADH dehydrogenase subunit J, whose product MQGRLSAWLVKHGLIHRSLGFDYQGIETLQIKSEDWHSIAVILYVYGYNYLRSQCAYDVAPGGLLASVYHLTRIEYGVDQPEEVCIKVFVSRRNPRIPSVFWVWKSVDFQERESYDMLGISYDNHPRLKRILMPESWIGWPLRKDYVAPNFYEIQDAH is encoded by the coding sequence ATGCAGGGTCGTTTGTCTGCTTGGCTAGTCAAGCATGGGCTAATTCATAGATCTTTGGGCTTTGATTACCAAGGAATAGAGACTTTACAAATAAAGTCCGAGGATTGGCATTCTATTGCTGTTATTTTATATGTATATGGTTACAATTATCTCCGTTCCCAATGCGCCTATGATGTAGCACCCGGCGGGCTGTTAGCTAGTGTATATCATCTTACGAGAATAGAGTATGGTGTAGATCAACCAGAAGAGGTATGCATAAAAGTATTTGTCTCAAGGAGGAATCCTAGGATTCCGTCTGTCTTCTGGGTTTGGAAAAGTGTGGATTTTCAAGAACGAGAATCTTATGATATGTTGGGAATATCTTATGATAATCATCCACGCTTGAAACGTATCTTAATGCCTGAAAGTTGGATAGGATGGCCCTTACGCAAGGATTATGTTGCTCCCAATTTTTATGAAATACAAGATGCTCATTGA
- the ndhK gene encoding NADH dehydrogenase subunit K encodes MNSIELPLLDRTAQNSVISTTLNDFSNWSRLSSLWPLLYGTSCCFIEFASLIGSRFDFDRYGLVPRSSPRQADLILTAGTVTMKMAPSLVRLYEQMPEPKYVIAMGACTITGGMFSTDSYSTVRGVDKLIPVDVYLPGCPPKPEAVIDAITKLRKKISREIYEDRIRPQRQRSNRCFTTNHKFHISRSMNTGNYDQGFLYQPASTFTSEIPTETFFKYKSSVSSHELVN; translated from the coding sequence ATGAATTCCATTGAGCTTCCTTTACTTGATCGAACAGCCCAAAATTCAGTTATTTCAACTACATTAAATGATTTTTCAAATTGGTCAAGACTCTCTAGTTTATGGCCACTTCTCTATGGTACCAGTTGTTGTTTCATTGAATTTGCTTCACTAATAGGGTCACGATTCGACTTTGATCGTTATGGACTAGTACCAAGATCAAGTCCTAGACAGGCAGATCTAATTTTAACAGCCGGAACGGTAACAATGAAAATGGCCCCTTCTTTAGTGAGATTATATGAACAAATGCCTGAACCAAAATATGTTATTGCTATGGGAGCATGTACAATTACAGGAGGGATGTTCAGTACCGATTCTTATAGTACTGTTCGGGGGGTTGATAAGCTAATTCCTGTAGATGTCTATTTGCCAGGCTGTCCCCCTAAACCGGAAGCAGTTATAGATGCTATAACAAAACTTCGTAAGAAAATATCTCGAGAAATCTATGAAGATAGAATTAGGCCTCAACGTCAACGGTCGAATCGGTGTTTTACTACAAATCACAAGTTTCATATTAGCCGCAGTATGAATACTGGAAATTATGATCAAGGATTCCTTTATCAACCGGCATCTACTTTTACTTCAGAAATACCTACTGAAACATTTTTCAAATACAAAAGTTCAGTCTCTTCCCATGAATTGGTGAATTAG
- the ndhC gene encoding NADH dehydrogenase subunit 3 yields MFLLYEYDIFWTFLIISSLIPILAFFISGILAPISKGPEKLSSYESGIEPIGDAWLQFRIRYYMFALVFVVFDVETVFLYPWAMSFDILGVSVFIEALIFVLILIVGLVYAWRKGALEWS; encoded by the coding sequence ATGTTTCTTCTTTACGAATATGATATTTTTTGGACATTTCTAATAATATCAAGTCTTATTCCTATTTTGGCATTTTTTATTTCCGGAATTTTAGCCCCGATTAGCAAAGGGCCGGAGAAACTCTCTAGTTATGAATCGGGTATAGAACCAATAGGCGACGCTTGGTTACAATTTCGAATCCGTTATTATATGTTTGCTCTAGTTTTTGTTGTTTTTGATGTTGAAACAGTTTTTCTTTATCCATGGGCAATGAGTTTCGATATTTTGGGTGTATCTGTATTTATAGAAGCTTTAATTTTTGTACTTATCTTAATAGTTGGTTTAGTTTATGCATGGCGAAAGGGGGCATTGGAATGGTCTTAG